The genomic interval ACCTCCTATGCCCATCATCCCCTGGTAACGAGACACCCCACCGGCACCTTCGCCGCGGAGATGGAGTCGATCGTGGACGCGCTAAGTCTGAATAACTGATGGATCATGTAAGGCGAGTGACGGAAAGGCGGGAAGGCATGTGTGTGCTTGGACGGCCACGGGAATTCGGCGCAGGCCCCATATGCACCGCCATGCTCCGGTTGGGCCCTCCTCCGTACATCGAGTACGGCTCCGGGAACGTGTGAAATAATCTCCCTCTCCATGCACTTTTCCGTGGAATCCTTCCGCCTCAATTGGTATAATATACCTATAAATACAATTACTTGAGAGGTTGCGAGTGGATCAGAACGCGCTCTTCCCCTGTAGCAGTTCCCCCATCCCCGAAGAGAAAAAGAAGGAGCAGAAAAGACCCCGCCTTCGCAAGATCGACAGAAGGCAGATGGTCCTTCATCCCGTAGAGATCGAGCGTCTCATCCCCGAAGACCATGAGGCACGGGCCATTTGGGAGATCGTCGGCTCGCTGGATCTGAGCTGTTACTACGATCAGGTCGATGCGAGGGAAGGACAGGCAGGAGCTCCGGCCTTCGATCCCCGTCTTCTGGTGAGCCTCTGGATCTATTCATATTCAAAAGGAATAGGGTCATCCCGCGAGATCGCACGGCTCTCCGAATATGATCCCGCGTTCCAGTGGCTTACCGGCATGCGTCCCGTCAACTATCATACCCTTGCCGACTTCAGGAGCGCCTATGGTGAATCGATCCGTAACCTCTTCGTCCAGGTCCTGGGAATACTCTCCTATGAAGGGCTTATCACCATGGAGAGGGTCATGCACGACGGAACGAAGATAAAGGCCTCCGCGGGAGATAGTACCTTCCGGAGGGAGAAGACGCTCAAAGACCACCTTGCCCGGGCGGAGGTTCAAGTGAAGGCCGTGGAGTCGGAAGAGGAGATGACCCCCCGGATAAGAAAGGCAAGAGAAAGGGCTGCCCGGGAACGGAAAGAGCGGCTCTCCCGTGCCATCGGTGAGCTTGAAAAGGTGGCCGCAAAGAAGAAAGATACGCAGAAACGGGTAAGCACCACCGACCCCGAAAGCAGGATCATGAGCCTGGGAGGGAACCTGTGTCCCTGCTATAACCTCCAACTCTCTACCGACGCTCATGAGAAGGCTATCGTAGGGGTGTCCCTCTCGGCCTCTCCAAACGACCATAATTTGATTGAAC from Syntrophorhabdaceae bacterium carries:
- a CDS encoding IS1182 family transposase, whose protein sequence is MDQNALFPCSSSPIPEEKKKEQKRPRLRKIDRRQMVLHPVEIERLIPEDHEARAIWEIVGSLDLSCYYDQVDAREGQAGAPAFDPRLLVSLWIYSYSKGIGSSREIARLSEYDPAFQWLTGMRPVNYHTLADFRSAYGESIRNLFVQVLGILSYEGLITMERVMHDGTKIKASAGDSTFRREKTLKDHLARAEVQVKAVESEEEMTPRIRKARERAARERKERLSRAIGELEKVAAKKKDTQKRVSTTDPESRIMSLGGNLCPCYNLQLSTDAHEKAIVGVSLSASPNDHNLIEPALTTLEKITGCLPDQMVVDGGFTTRGDILAAHEKGVDLIGSMPDASQSPIIQLRSRGIKEDFFPDKFRLDPERNCLTCPQGKLLPLRQKKKARGKTLYYYLGKDCAVCPMKPSCCPNTKGGRSVCRFENDPKITAFLTKMKTAEAKAIYKKRSEVAEFPNAWIKDKFGLRQFHLRGRIKAETEAIWACLTYNIKLWIRLCW